Proteins found in one Neomonachus schauinslandi chromosome 1, ASM220157v2, whole genome shotgun sequence genomic segment:
- the QARS1 gene encoding glutamine--tRNA ligase isoform X2, with protein sequence MAALDSLSLFTGLGLSEHKARETLKNTALSAQLREAATQAQQTLGSTIDKATGTLLYGLASRLRDPRRLSFLVSYIATALEYVRSHPLDPINTEDFEQECGVGVMVTPEQIEEAVEAAINRHRPQLLEERYRFNMGLLMGEARAVLKWADGRMIKHEVDMQVLHLLGPKTETDLEKKPKVSKARPEEKDWRTAKDLMENGEAADQGLSLMEQLRGEALKFHKPGENYKTPGYVTTPHTMDLLKQHLEITGGQVRTRFPPEPNGILHIGHAKAINFNFGYARANNGICFLRFDDTNPEKEEARFFTAICDMVSWLGYTPYKVTYASDYFDQLYAWAVELIHRGQAYVCHQRGEELKGHNSLPSPWRDRPIEESLLLFEAMRKGKFAEGEATLRMKLVMEDGKMDPVAYRVKYTPHHRTGDTWCIYPTYDYTHCLCDSIEHITHSLCTKEFQARRSSYFWLCNALDVYCPVQWEYGRLNLHYAVVSKRKILQLVAAGAVRDWDDPRLFTLTALRRRGFPPEAINNFCARVGVTVAQTTMEPHLLEACVRDVLNDTAPRAMAVLEPLQVIITNFPSTKSLDIQVPNFPADETKGFHQVPFGPMVFIERTDFKEEPEPGYKRLAWGQPVGLRHTGYVIELQNVFKGPTGCVESLEVTCRQADAGEKPKAFIHWVSQPLTCEIRLYERLFQHKNPEDPAEVPGGFLSDLNLASLQVVEAALVDCSVALAKPFDKFQFERLGYFSVDPDSCQGQLVFNRTVTLKEDPGKV encoded by the exons ATGGCGGCTCTGGACTCGCTGTCGCTCTTCACCGGCCTTGGCCTGAGCGAGCATAAGGCCCGGGAGACGCTCAAGAACACGGCTCTGAGCGCGCAGCTGCGCGAGGCGGCGACCCAG GCGCAGCAGACTCTGGGCTCCACCATCGACAAAGCTACCGGGACCCTGCTATATGGCTTGGCATCCCGACTCAGGGATCCCCGGcgtctttctttccttgtgagCTACATAGCCA CTGCCCTTGAGTATGTGCGAAGTCATCCCTTGGACCCCATCAACACCGAGGACTTTGAGCAGGAATGTGGTGTGGGTGTCATGGTGACCCCAGAGCAGATTGAAGAGGCT GTGGAGGCCGCCATAAATCGTCACCGGCCCCAGCTCCTGGAGGAGCGTTATCGTTTCAACATGGGACTGCTGATGG GAGAGGCTCGAGCTGTGCTCAAGTGGGCAGATGGCAGAATGATCAAGCATGAAGTGGACATGCAG gttctTCACCTTCTGGGTCCCAAGACAGAGACTGATCTGGAGAAGAAACCCAAG GTGTCAAAAGCTCGGCCAGAAGAAAAAGACTGGAGGACAGCAAAGGACTTGATGGAGAATG GTGAGGCGGCTGATCAGGGCCTCTCTCTGATGGAGCAGCTCCGAGGGGAGGCACTTAAGTTCCACAAACCTG GTGAGAACTATAAGACCCCAGGCTATGTGACCACTCCACACACCATGGACCTACTGAAGCAGCACCTGGAGATTACTGGAGGACAG GTACGGACCCGGTTCCCGCCGGAACCCAATGGAATCCTGCACATAGGACATGCCAAAGCCATCAATTTCAACTTTGGCTATGCCAGG GCTAACAATGGGATCTGTTTTCTGCGCTTTGATGACACCAACCCTGAGAAGGAGGAAGCAAGGTTCTTCACTGCCATCTGTGACATGGTGTCCTGGCTGG GTTACACTCCTTACAAGGTTACATATGCCTCTGACTATTTTGACCAGCTGTATGCCTGGGCTGTGGAGCTCATCCATAG GGGCCAGGCCTATGTGTGCCACCAGCGAGGAGAGGAGCTCAAAGGCCATAACTCGTTGCCCTCACCCTGGAGAGACCGTCCCATAGAGGAGTCACTGCTGCTCTTTGAG GCAATGCGCAAGGGCAAGTTTGCGGAGGGTGAGGCCACACTGCGCATGAAGTTGGTGATGGAGGATGGCAAGATGGATCCTGTGGCCTATCGAGTCAAGTACACACCACACCATCGCACGGGGGACACCTG GTGCATCTATCCCACCTACGACTACACACACTGCCTCTGTGACTCCATCGAGCACATCACCCACTCGCTCTGCACCAAGGAATTCCAGGCCCG ACGCTCTTCCTACTTCTGGCTGTGCAATGCATTGGATGTCTATTGCCCTGTTCAGTGGGAGTACGGCCGTCTCAACCTTCACTATGCCGTTGTGTCTAAGAGGAAGATTCTCCAGCTTGTGGCAGCTGGTGCTGTGCG GGACTGGGACGACCCACGGCTCTTCACACTCACAGCCTTACGACGGCGGGGCTTTCCGCCTGAGGCCATCAACAACTTTTGTGCTCGG GTGGGGGTGACAGTGGCACAGACCACGATGGAACCCCATCTGCTAGAAGCCTGTGTGCGTGATGTGCTGAATGATACAGCCCCACGGGCTATGGCTGTGCTGGAGCCTTTACAGGTCATCATCACCAACTTTCCTTCTACCAAG TCCTTAGACATCCAGGTTCCCAACTTCCCAGCTGATGAGACCAAGGGCTTCCATCAGGTTCCCTTTGGACCCATGGTCTTCATTGAAAGGACTGATTTCAAAGAA GAGCCAGAGCCAGGCTATAAGCGCCTGGCATGGGGCCAGCCTGTGGGCCTGAGGCATACTGGCTACGTCATCGAGCTGCAGAATGTTTTCAAG GGCCCCACTGGCTGTGTAGAGAGCCTGGAAGTGACCTGTAGACAGGCGGATGCTGGAGAAAAGCCCAAGGCCTTTATTCACTGGGTGTCACAGCCTCTGACTTGTGAGATTCGCCTTTATGAGAGACT ATTTCAGCACAAGAACCCTGAGGATCCTGCTGAGGTGCCTGGTGGATTCTTAAGTGACCTGAACCTG GCATCGCTACAAGTGGTGGAGGCAGCGTTAGTGGACTGCTCTGTGGCCCTGGCAAAGCCCTTTGACAAGTTCCAGTTTGAGCGGCTTGGCTACTTCTCCGTGGATCCAGACAGCTGCCAGGGACAG CTTGTCTTCAACCGGACTGTCACACTGAAGGAGGACCCAGGAAAGGTGTGA
- the QARS1 gene encoding glutamine--tRNA ligase isoform X1, translated as MAALDSLSLFTGLGLSEHKARETLKNTALSAQLREAATQAQQTLGSTIDKATGTLLYGLASRLRDPRRLSFLVSYIANKKIHTALQLSAALEYVRSHPLDPINTEDFEQECGVGVMVTPEQIEEAVEAAINRHRPQLLEERYRFNMGLLMGEARAVLKWADGRMIKHEVDMQVLHLLGPKTETDLEKKPKVSKARPEEKDWRTAKDLMENGEAADQGLSLMEQLRGEALKFHKPGENYKTPGYVTTPHTMDLLKQHLEITGGQVRTRFPPEPNGILHIGHAKAINFNFGYARANNGICFLRFDDTNPEKEEARFFTAICDMVSWLGYTPYKVTYASDYFDQLYAWAVELIHRGQAYVCHQRGEELKGHNSLPSPWRDRPIEESLLLFEAMRKGKFAEGEATLRMKLVMEDGKMDPVAYRVKYTPHHRTGDTWCIYPTYDYTHCLCDSIEHITHSLCTKEFQARRSSYFWLCNALDVYCPVQWEYGRLNLHYAVVSKRKILQLVAAGAVRDWDDPRLFTLTALRRRGFPPEAINNFCARVGVTVAQTTMEPHLLEACVRDVLNDTAPRAMAVLEPLQVIITNFPSTKSLDIQVPNFPADETKGFHQVPFGPMVFIERTDFKEEPEPGYKRLAWGQPVGLRHTGYVIELQNVFKGPTGCVESLEVTCRQADAGEKPKAFIHWVSQPLTCEIRLYERLFQHKNPEDPAEVPGGFLSDLNLASLQVVEAALVDCSVALAKPFDKFQFERLGYFSVDPDSCQGQLVFNRTVTLKEDPGKV; from the exons ATGGCGGCTCTGGACTCGCTGTCGCTCTTCACCGGCCTTGGCCTGAGCGAGCATAAGGCCCGGGAGACGCTCAAGAACACGGCTCTGAGCGCGCAGCTGCGCGAGGCGGCGACCCAG GCGCAGCAGACTCTGGGCTCCACCATCGACAAAGCTACCGGGACCCTGCTATATGGCTTGGCATCCCGACTCAGGGATCCCCGGcgtctttctttccttgtgagCTACATAGCCAATAAGAAGATCCACACCGCGCTCCAGCTGAGCG CTGCCCTTGAGTATGTGCGAAGTCATCCCTTGGACCCCATCAACACCGAGGACTTTGAGCAGGAATGTGGTGTGGGTGTCATGGTGACCCCAGAGCAGATTGAAGAGGCT GTGGAGGCCGCCATAAATCGTCACCGGCCCCAGCTCCTGGAGGAGCGTTATCGTTTCAACATGGGACTGCTGATGG GAGAGGCTCGAGCTGTGCTCAAGTGGGCAGATGGCAGAATGATCAAGCATGAAGTGGACATGCAG gttctTCACCTTCTGGGTCCCAAGACAGAGACTGATCTGGAGAAGAAACCCAAG GTGTCAAAAGCTCGGCCAGAAGAAAAAGACTGGAGGACAGCAAAGGACTTGATGGAGAATG GTGAGGCGGCTGATCAGGGCCTCTCTCTGATGGAGCAGCTCCGAGGGGAGGCACTTAAGTTCCACAAACCTG GTGAGAACTATAAGACCCCAGGCTATGTGACCACTCCACACACCATGGACCTACTGAAGCAGCACCTGGAGATTACTGGAGGACAG GTACGGACCCGGTTCCCGCCGGAACCCAATGGAATCCTGCACATAGGACATGCCAAAGCCATCAATTTCAACTTTGGCTATGCCAGG GCTAACAATGGGATCTGTTTTCTGCGCTTTGATGACACCAACCCTGAGAAGGAGGAAGCAAGGTTCTTCACTGCCATCTGTGACATGGTGTCCTGGCTGG GTTACACTCCTTACAAGGTTACATATGCCTCTGACTATTTTGACCAGCTGTATGCCTGGGCTGTGGAGCTCATCCATAG GGGCCAGGCCTATGTGTGCCACCAGCGAGGAGAGGAGCTCAAAGGCCATAACTCGTTGCCCTCACCCTGGAGAGACCGTCCCATAGAGGAGTCACTGCTGCTCTTTGAG GCAATGCGCAAGGGCAAGTTTGCGGAGGGTGAGGCCACACTGCGCATGAAGTTGGTGATGGAGGATGGCAAGATGGATCCTGTGGCCTATCGAGTCAAGTACACACCACACCATCGCACGGGGGACACCTG GTGCATCTATCCCACCTACGACTACACACACTGCCTCTGTGACTCCATCGAGCACATCACCCACTCGCTCTGCACCAAGGAATTCCAGGCCCG ACGCTCTTCCTACTTCTGGCTGTGCAATGCATTGGATGTCTATTGCCCTGTTCAGTGGGAGTACGGCCGTCTCAACCTTCACTATGCCGTTGTGTCTAAGAGGAAGATTCTCCAGCTTGTGGCAGCTGGTGCTGTGCG GGACTGGGACGACCCACGGCTCTTCACACTCACAGCCTTACGACGGCGGGGCTTTCCGCCTGAGGCCATCAACAACTTTTGTGCTCGG GTGGGGGTGACAGTGGCACAGACCACGATGGAACCCCATCTGCTAGAAGCCTGTGTGCGTGATGTGCTGAATGATACAGCCCCACGGGCTATGGCTGTGCTGGAGCCTTTACAGGTCATCATCACCAACTTTCCTTCTACCAAG TCCTTAGACATCCAGGTTCCCAACTTCCCAGCTGATGAGACCAAGGGCTTCCATCAGGTTCCCTTTGGACCCATGGTCTTCATTGAAAGGACTGATTTCAAAGAA GAGCCAGAGCCAGGCTATAAGCGCCTGGCATGGGGCCAGCCTGTGGGCCTGAGGCATACTGGCTACGTCATCGAGCTGCAGAATGTTTTCAAG GGCCCCACTGGCTGTGTAGAGAGCCTGGAAGTGACCTGTAGACAGGCGGATGCTGGAGAAAAGCCCAAGGCCTTTATTCACTGGGTGTCACAGCCTCTGACTTGTGAGATTCGCCTTTATGAGAGACT ATTTCAGCACAAGAACCCTGAGGATCCTGCTGAGGTGCCTGGTGGATTCTTAAGTGACCTGAACCTG GCATCGCTACAAGTGGTGGAGGCAGCGTTAGTGGACTGCTCTGTGGCCCTGGCAAAGCCCTTTGACAAGTTCCAGTTTGAGCGGCTTGGCTACTTCTCCGTGGATCCAGACAGCTGCCAGGGACAG CTTGTCTTCAACCGGACTGTCACACTGAAGGAGGACCCAGGAAAGGTGTGA